One window from the genome of Cyanobacteriota bacterium encodes:
- a CDS encoding phytanoyl-CoA dioxygenase family protein → MLLLEEIESKEFWKGFDQDFHIEELEAATAAQIDSLESSKEVLKKEGYYHYQEAGLQFNYTGACTLIKALVQMKLPPIFVLVYDEFWQLQNQLGNIVSNILGKDAKLIPAIWAWCVETNSENIERHENNAEYNRSIYSSFIEPHRDKGKISLNPDGSAKSLTTWIPLNEANPLNSCIHLVPAHKDRNYNTETQDNWNFNFADIRALPAKPGDVLIWNQAVLHWGSMPAARDGQEPRISIGFDYVAKPEGVNYPIDYMPSFEERRYLIAVQIMQYIHKMETNEAIVEFIKKYRLCEEH, encoded by the coding sequence ATGTTACTTTTAGAGGAAATCGAATCTAAGGAATTCTGGAAAGGCTTTGATCAAGACTTCCATATAGAAGAACTCGAGGCTGCAACTGCCGCTCAAATTGACTCACTAGAAAGCTCTAAAGAAGTTCTCAAGAAAGAGGGCTACTATCATTATCAAGAAGCTGGACTACAGTTCAACTACACTGGAGCTTGCACTTTGATCAAAGCTCTAGTACAAATGAAATTACCACCTATCTTTGTACTGGTCTATGATGAGTTTTGGCAATTACAAAACCAGCTAGGCAATATTGTTTCTAATATTCTTGGTAAAGATGCAAAGCTGATTCCAGCAATTTGGGCTTGGTGCGTGGAGACTAACTCTGAGAACATCGAAAGGCATGAGAATAATGCAGAGTACAATAGATCTATCTACTCGTCTTTCATAGAACCTCACCGGGACAAAGGTAAAATATCTCTCAACCCTGATGGCTCAGCAAAATCACTCACCACCTGGATTCCACTCAACGAAGCTAATCCTCTAAATAGCTGCATTCACCTTGTACCTGCTCACAAAGATAGAAACTATAATACTGAGACTCAAGACAACTGGAACTTTAACTTTGCTGACATTAGAGCCTTACCAGCTAAGCCTGGTGATGTTTTAATATGGAATCAAGCCGTCTTGCATTGGGGCTCCATGCCTGCAGCAAGAGATGGTCAGGAGCCACGTATCAGCATTGGTTTTGATTATGTAGCTAAGCCTGAAGGAGTGAACTATCCAATTGATTATATGCCTAGTTTTGAAGAGCGCCGCTATCTAATTGCCGTGCAAATTATGCAGTATATTCATAAGATGGAGACTAATGAAGCTATTGTTGAGTTTATTAAAAAGTATCGTCTTTGCGAGGAGCATTAG
- the msrB gene encoding peptide-methionine (R)-S-oxide reductase MsrB — protein MNSVNAKELKKASFAGGCFWCVESTFAKLPGVKSVLSGYIGGTAETANYQAVSSGLTDHYEAIQISYDPEQIKYERLLDSFWKEIDPTDDKGQFADRGLQYRPAIFFHDDAQKIAAEKSKQLVQASGIFDKDIKVPVIAYTTFYPAEEYHQDYSKKNPVHYNLYRAGSGRSKFIESTWGTLTKIFGFAKEDIEQSSKTCSIKLDRSEIKKKLTDLQYKVTQEDATERPFDNEYWDNKKPGIYVDVVTGEPLFSSSDKFDSGSGWPSFTQSIQDQTLIYNKDTKMFMTRTEVRSQQGDSHLGHVFDDGPGPTGKRYCINSAALRFIPADKLEQEGYSEFIKLFQAQ, from the coding sequence ATGAATTCTGTAAACGCAAAAGAATTAAAGAAAGCCAGTTTTGCTGGCGGTTGTTTTTGGTGTGTTGAAAGCACTTTTGCCAAATTGCCTGGTGTCAAATCAGTTTTGTCGGGTTATATTGGTGGAACAGCGGAAACAGCAAATTATCAAGCCGTCAGTAGTGGACTGACTGATCATTATGAAGCGATTCAAATTAGTTATGATCCTGAACAAATTAAATATGAAAGATTGTTAGATAGCTTTTGGAAAGAGATTGATCCAACCGATGACAAGGGACAGTTTGCTGATCGTGGTCTTCAATATCGTCCAGCGATTTTCTTTCATGATGATGCGCAAAAAATTGCAGCAGAAAAATCTAAACAGTTAGTTCAAGCATCAGGGATTTTTGATAAGGATATTAAAGTACCTGTGATTGCTTACACAACATTTTATCCCGCTGAAGAATATCATCAAGACTACTCTAAAAAGAATCCGGTTCATTATAATTTATATCGGGCTGGTTCTGGACGTAGCAAGTTTATTGAATCAACCTGGGGTACTTTAACTAAGATCTTTGGTTTTGCGAAAGAAGATATTGAGCAGTCCTCTAAGACTTGTTCTATAAAGCTTGATCGCTCTGAGATCAAAAAGAAGCTTACAGACTTGCAGTACAAAGTAACTCAAGAAGATGCCACGGAAAGACCTTTTGACAATGAGTATTGGGATAATAAAAAACCTGGTATCTATGTTGATGTAGTTACTGGTGAGCCTCTTTTTAGTTCATCTGATAAATTTGATTCTGGTTCTGGTTGGCCTTCATTTACGCAATCTATACAGGACCAAACCCTTATTTATAATAAGGATACTAAAATGTTTATGACTAGAACCGAGGTTCGGTCACAACAAGGTGATTCACATCTAGGTCATGTATTTGATGATGGTCCGGGACCCACTGGTAAAAGATATTGCATCAACTCAGCGGCATTGAGATTTATTCCAGCAGATAAGCTTGAACAAGAAGGTTATTCAGAATTTATCAAATTGTTTCAGGCTCAGTGA
- a CDS encoding mechanosensitive ion channel: MTRLQEVCQSTAAGVVEPIKAYVPNLLTAIGILIIGWLAAVIISNFIAWAVAKTKLDNLLAKSLGIENGGKNSPIADSTKTIAYYLIMLLALVEFFKKLDLVLVTQPLSEMVNHLFDFAPNLLGAIGLLVVAWLLATLTQKLISSILDAIKFDELLSAKAGKQSIHLSSSISSTAYWLVMLLILPSVLSSLQLTDAVAPLNNMFSELLGHLPNILSATIILVVGWFLARVIQRVVTNLLSSIGADNLINTLSLTSIFGKTKLSEVLGMITYVFVLFPVLISALDALSLEAVVGPATEMLSKIFSAVPLIFAALIMLAIAVIVGRFASNLVGNLLQSIGFDDVMSWLGVGHSAPKSDGSRPSVLVSKLVLATIVLFASVEAFNMLGLTAISGMLQQFIVFGGQIILGIVILAVGFILSNLASKAITDAATTHGELLASIARIAILVLASAMGLRQMGLATDIINMAFGILFGAVAVAIALAFGLGCKEIASKEVETWLKSIK; this comes from the coding sequence ATGACTCGACTACAAGAGGTATGTCAATCGACAGCCGCTGGTGTAGTTGAACCAATCAAGGCTTATGTGCCAAATTTGCTGACAGCAATAGGAATTCTAATTATAGGATGGCTAGCTGCTGTAATCATATCTAACTTTATTGCTTGGGCAGTTGCTAAAACTAAATTAGATAATTTATTAGCAAAATCGCTTGGCATTGAAAATGGAGGGAAGAATAGCCCTATTGCAGATAGTACCAAAACTATTGCTTACTATTTAATTATGCTACTTGCGTTAGTAGAGTTTTTCAAAAAACTAGATCTTGTATTAGTTACACAACCACTAAGCGAAATGGTAAATCATTTATTTGATTTTGCACCAAATTTACTTGGAGCAATTGGTTTACTTGTTGTTGCATGGTTACTTGCTACTCTTACACAGAAATTAATTTCTAGTATCCTTGACGCAATCAAGTTTGACGAACTGCTTTCTGCAAAAGCAGGCAAACAATCAATTCACTTAAGCAGTTCAATATCTTCAACCGCTTACTGGTTAGTAATGCTTTTGATCTTACCAAGTGTACTTAGTTCATTACAACTTACTGATGCTGTAGCTCCCTTGAACAATATGTTTAGTGAACTACTTGGACATCTTCCAAACATACTTAGCGCGACAATTATTCTTGTGGTAGGTTGGTTCCTAGCAAGAGTGATCCAACGTGTTGTAACTAACTTACTATCAAGTATTGGTGCTGATAACTTAATAAATACTCTTAGTTTGACATCAATCTTTGGTAAAACAAAACTGTCTGAAGTTCTTGGGATGATAACTTATGTATTTGTATTATTCCCTGTACTTATTTCTGCATTAGACGCTCTATCTTTAGAAGCTGTTGTTGGACCTGCTACTGAAATGCTTAGCAAAATCTTTAGCGCTGTTCCACTTATATTTGCAGCTTTAATCATGTTAGCTATCGCTGTTATCGTTGGACGTTTCGCTTCAAACCTAGTTGGTAATTTATTACAATCAATTGGTTTTGATGATGTGATGTCATGGCTTGGTGTTGGACATAGTGCTCCTAAGAGTGACGGTTCTAGACCATCAGTGCTTGTTAGCAAACTTGTACTTGCAACAATCGTTCTTTTTGCAAGTGTTGAAGCATTCAATATGCTTGGACTTACTGCAATCAGTGGCATGCTTCAACAATTCATCGTCTTCGGTGGTCAAATCATCTTGGGTATCGTGATCCTAGCTGTTGGATTTATTCTTTCCAATCTTGCTAGTAAAGCAATCACAGATGCTGCTACTACTCATGGTGAATTACTTGCAAGCATCGCCAGAATTGCGATTCTTGTACTTGCTTCAGCAATGGGCTTAAGACAAATGGGTCTAGCAACAGACATTATCAACATGGCGTTCGGTATCCTATTTGGTGCTGTTGCAGTTGCTATTGCGCTTGCCTTCGGACTTGGTTGTAAAGAAATTGCAAGCAAGGAAGTTGAGACATGGCTCAAATCTATTAAATAG